GGTGAAATAGCTGTTGAGGCCTTAAAAAAAATATCTTTTTCTGTTAGCGAAGGAGAATTTGTGGCTATTATGGGGCCATCAGGTTCTGGTAAATCTACTTTGATGAACATATTAGGCTGTTTGGATACAGCTACATCTGGGGAATATATATTGAGTGGTACAAATGTAAGTAATATGAGTGATAAAGAATTAGCAAAGGTAAGAAACCAAAATATAGGATTCATTTTCCAAACTTTTAATCTCTTACCCAGGCTAACGGCTCTTAAAAATGTGGAACAGCCTATGATATACAAAGGTTTAAATCGTAAAAAGAGAGATGAAGTAGCTAAAAAGGTTTTAGCTGATGTAGGTTTGGCTGATAGGGTTGATCATAGGCCAAATGAATTGTCCGGTGGTCAAAGGCAGCGTGTTGCAATTGCAAGGTCTTTAGTAAATGACCCTGATATTATATTAGCTGATGAACCTACAGGTAATCTTGACTCGGAGTCAGAAAAAGAAATTTTAAAGATATTAACTTCTCTTAACGAGAAAGGCATTACTATCGTAATGGTAACACATGATGAAAATGTTGCACACCATGCTCATAGAGTTGTACATTTTCAGGATGGTAAAATTATAAAGGAAGAGATCCTGGATAAAGCAGCGGGTGGAGGTGGCTCAAGTGAAACTAGGTGAGTATATCCGCCTGGCACTATCAGAGATATATCATAATAAAGTAAGGACTTTGCTGACTTTAATTGGGATAATTATTGGTATAGCAGCTGTAATTGTAATTATCTTTGTAGTACATGGAGCTGAGACATATGCAATTCAGGAATTGGAATCAATAGTTCCTTTAGATTTGATTCAGGTTCAAGGCCGTTGGGATCCAGATTCTCACCGCCATTTAGCAAACATTAGAAATGAAGATATAAAGTATTTAAAAGAGGAAATGGGCAAGGATATCACTGCGATAGCCCCAGTAATGCTAATGAATCAAGAATTTATATATAAGAATCAAACAGAAGAAATAGAGATAATGGCAACTACTCCAGCTTTTAAGCAATTCTATGAATTGAACTTATCAGAGGGGAGCTTTTTTAGTGAGATTGATGTAGAAGATTCAAATAAGGTTATTGTAATAGGATATGATACAGCTGAAGAACTTTTTCCGAATGAAGAAGTAATTGGAAAAAGAGTAAGAATTAATGGAGTTTCTTTTACTGTTGTAGGTGTTACAGATAAGAGTTATCAATCTCTCTTATTTAGTGGTGGTCTTACAAATGATGGTATGGGTTTTGTACCTATTAGTGTTTATGAAAGGATGTATTCATATAATAGTTTTCCAGTATTTATTCGTGTTGCTAGTCTTGATAGACTAGAACT
The genomic region above belongs to Halanaerobiaceae bacterium ANBcell28 and contains:
- a CDS encoding ABC transporter permease, giving the protein MKLGEYIRLALSEIYHNKVRTLLTLIGIIIGIAAVIVIIFVVHGAETYAIQELESIVPLDLIQVQGRWDPDSHRHLANIRNEDIKYLKEEMGKDITAIAPVMLMNQEFIYKNQTEEIEIMATTPAFKQFYELNLSEGSFFSEIDVEDSNKVIVIGYDTAEELFPNEEVIGKRVRINGVSFTVVGVTDKSYQSLLFSGGLTNDGMGFVPISVYERMYSYNSFPVFIRVASLDRLELIEERIIELLDQRHGLTNEGESKFRSYNFTMQIMEVVSIISIVLMILLTGVASFTLLVSGIGVMNIMLVIITERTKEIGLRKAIGANRRDILLQFIIESIILCLVGGVLGIFLGYFASNMLQDFAREFVNIDITVPTWSVIVSILFTSFVGLFFGIYPAAKASRLDPIKALHYE
- a CDS encoding ABC transporter ATP-binding protein, which translates into the protein MIKVKDLTKVYGMGEIAVEALKKISFSVSEGEFVAIMGPSGSGKSTLMNILGCLDTATSGEYILSGTNVSNMSDKELAKVRNQNIGFIFQTFNLLPRLTALKNVEQPMIYKGLNRKKRDEVAKKVLADVGLADRVDHRPNELSGGQRQRVAIARSLVNDPDIILADEPTGNLDSESEKEILKILTSLNEKGITIVMVTHDENVAHHAHRVVHFQDGKIIKEEILDKAAGGGGSSETR